A single window of Syntrophotalea acetylenica DNA harbors:
- a CDS encoding cyclase family protein produces the protein MSHPPQLFDISVSLHPALPGFPQDPPCRIASVAAQAGGFHVSQLSCSSHVGTHLDLAGHAGLWGYTGSDLPLKALIGPCRVVDLRHVSGLIGAEHLRSLDLAECRRLLLKTNNSHLWQKPGFCMDYQSLGLDGARFLGDLGIELVGIDYLSIEAWDGDGEVHHRLLRDGGVILEGLDLSAIDAGAYELICLPLKLACADGAPCRALLRR, from the coding sequence ATGAGCCACCCTCCCCAGCTTTTCGATATCAGCGTCTCCCTTCATCCGGCTCTCCCCGGGTTTCCCCAGGATCCTCCCTGCCGCATCGCCTCTGTCGCTGCGCAAGCGGGGGGGTTCCATGTCAGTCAATTGTCCTGCAGCAGCCATGTCGGTACCCACCTCGACCTTGCCGGGCATGCGGGGTTGTGGGGGTATACCGGTTCCGACCTGCCGCTGAAGGCGCTTATCGGTCCCTGTCGTGTGGTCGACCTGCGCCACGTTTCAGGATTGATCGGCGCGGAACATCTGCGGTCCTTGGATCTTGCCGAATGCCGGCGATTGCTTCTTAAAACCAACAATTCGCATCTTTGGCAGAAGCCCGGGTTTTGCATGGACTACCAGTCTCTGGGTCTGGATGGCGCACGCTTTCTTGGCGATCTCGGTATCGAGCTGGTTGGCATCGATTATCTTTCCATCGAGGCCTGGGATGGGGACGGCGAAGTACATCACCGTCTGCTTCGCGATGGAGGAGTGATCCTTGAAGGCCTGGATCTTTCCGCCATCGATGCGGGGGCCTACGAACTTATCTGTCTGCCATTGAAGCTTGCCTGTGCTGATGGCGCTCCCTGCCGGGCACTTTTACGCCGGTAA
- a CDS encoding pyridoxal phosphate-dependent aminotransferase, with protein MRNDIVHIGAGELTYEIRAIVEIADTLQRMGIKINMENIGDPVAKGEKIPKWMKKLIADLVMEDCSYGYCPTKGVLETRQYLAERTNKRGKAQITSDDILFFNGLGDAIQKVYGFLRREARVIGPSPTYSTHSSAEAAHAGQRPISYRLDPDNHWYPDLDDLRLSVKYNPAISGILIINPDNPTGSVYPERILREMIAIAREYDLFVICDEVYLNIVYNGQSTKPLSDLIGDVPGMALRGISKEVPWPGARCGWIEIYNADRDPVFKRYVQSILNAKMVEVCSTTLPQKAIPHILSHPEYPAYLDERRARYEHCSNIAYEILKDVPRTKVNRTNGAFYMSVVIKTECLTHQQTLPIENQEVRALVERLVNQPGVSLDKRFVYYLLASTGICVVPLSSFCTREMGFRITLLERNEKEFRRIFQTIAESITAYLES; from the coding sequence ATGAGAAACGATATCGTACATATCGGTGCGGGTGAGTTGACCTATGAAATTCGCGCTATCGTCGAGATAGCCGATACGCTCCAGCGGATGGGAATCAAGATCAATATGGAGAATATCGGCGATCCCGTGGCCAAGGGTGAGAAAATCCCCAAATGGATGAAGAAACTGATTGCCGACCTGGTTATGGAAGACTGTTCCTACGGATATTGTCCGACCAAGGGGGTTCTGGAGACCCGTCAGTATCTGGCGGAACGCACCAACAAGCGGGGGAAGGCGCAGATCACCTCCGATGATATTCTGTTTTTTAACGGTTTGGGCGACGCCATCCAGAAAGTTTATGGTTTCCTGCGCCGGGAAGCACGGGTCATAGGGCCGTCACCGACCTATTCAACCCATTCTTCGGCCGAGGCCGCGCATGCCGGGCAACGTCCGATCTCCTATCGCCTGGATCCTGACAATCACTGGTATCCGGATCTGGACGACCTGCGCCTGTCCGTGAAATACAATCCGGCGATTTCCGGTATCCTGATTATCAATCCGGACAACCCGACCGGCTCCGTTTATCCTGAAAGAATTCTTCGGGAAATGATAGCCATCGCGCGGGAATACGACCTGTTTGTCATCTGTGACGAGGTCTATCTGAATATCGTTTACAACGGACAGTCCACCAAGCCCCTTTCCGATCTGATCGGCGATGTGCCCGGCATGGCGTTGCGCGGCATCAGCAAGGAAGTCCCCTGGCCCGGGGCGCGCTGCGGATGGATCGAGATCTATAATGCCGATCGGGACCCGGTATTCAAGCGCTATGTCCAGAGCATTCTCAACGCCAAGATGGTGGAGGTCTGTTCCACCACCTTGCCGCAGAAGGCCATACCCCACATTCTGAGTCATCCTGAGTATCCCGCTTATCTCGACGAACGACGGGCACGTTACGAGCATTGTTCGAACATCGCGTATGAAATCCTTAAAGACGTGCCCCGCACCAAAGTCAACCGCACCAACGGCGCTTTTTACATGAGCGTCGTGATAAAAACCGAATGTTTGACCCACCAGCAGACTCTTCCCATCGAAAACCAGGAGGTTCGGGCTCTCGTCGAGCGACTTGTCAACCAGCCCGGGGTCTCCCTTGACAAACGTTTCGTTTACTATCTGTTGGCATCAACGGGTATTTGTGTGGTTCCCCTGTCATCTTTCTGCACTCGGGAAATGGGCTTCCGCATCACTTTGCTGGAACGCAATGAAAAAGAGTTCAGACGTATTTTCCAGACCATTGCCGAAAGCATAACCGCTTATCTGGAGTCCTGA
- a CDS encoding penicillin-binding protein 1A, with protein MNIKRILKISLWACFGLFLASCLMLGVAYWSVSASLPKVDTLSDYRPPIVTTIYADDETVISEFSQERRILVPISRIPRQLVQAFVAAEDSKFYQHRGIDLFSIVRAALKNLMAGGIRQGGSTITQQVAKSLLLTPEKKFSRKFKEAILARRMERSLSKDDILFLYLNQIYLGHGAYGVQAAAENYFDKNVGDLSLAESAMLAGLPQAPSRYSPFHNYEKAKTRQIYVLNRMVEDGYITRQQADKAVSENVVIHPRNERQIPGAAYFTEQVRRYLEERYGTEVLNTGGLKVYTTMNVAMQQAAQLAVRSNLVQHDIRRGYRGPLKTFDSDRQAEFLSKQEAIYKQPPEPGTLVEGVVIGSRDHRAIVRIGRFTGIIPLNQGGLAHKLRVVDRGQKVKFVGERATTLPIGSVVQVKIKQSSDTEMTLSLYQEPAAQGALIALAPHTGEVKALVGGYDFNRSQFNRAIQAHRLPGSAFKPLIYAAALDKGYTPATIMLDTPVIYRQKGEDGTETEWKPKNYAEKFTGVTTLRQALAQSYNVVTIKMLQDIGVGYAINYAKKLGIESPLNRDLTLALGSSAVSPMELASAYCVFANGGVLLRPVYITKVVDRHGRILESRDPADFPGGPDPDQTLINQFPRRVISPETAYLITNLMESVVQDGTGYRAKALQRPVACKTGTTNDQKDAWFVGYGPRLLAVSWVGYDQERSLGPLETGSKAAAPAWVEFMRQALENQPVEHFPVPDGIEFRPIDPATGLLVPEDASTMTVEAFAPGTAPTRYALEAQQPQAIDFFQMDMEE; from the coding sequence ATGAATATAAAGCGCATCCTGAAAATCTCTTTGTGGGCCTGTTTTGGACTGTTTCTGGCAAGCTGCCTGATGCTTGGGGTTGCCTATTGGTCGGTCTCTGCCTCGCTGCCAAAAGTCGACACCCTGTCCGATTATCGCCCACCTATCGTCACGACCATCTATGCCGACGATGAAACCGTCATCAGCGAATTTTCCCAGGAAAGAAGGATTCTCGTCCCCATCTCACGGATACCCCGGCAACTGGTTCAGGCGTTTGTCGCCGCGGAAGATTCGAAATTCTATCAGCACCGCGGCATCGACCTTTTTTCGATCGTGCGCGCCGCGCTCAAAAACCTGATGGCCGGAGGCATCCGCCAGGGCGGCAGCACCATTACCCAACAGGTTGCCAAAAGCCTGTTACTGACGCCGGAAAAAAAATTTTCCCGCAAATTCAAAGAAGCGATCCTGGCCCGCCGCATGGAACGAAGCCTGTCAAAAGACGACATTCTCTTTTTGTATCTGAATCAGATCTACCTTGGGCACGGTGCTTACGGCGTTCAGGCTGCGGCGGAAAATTATTTCGACAAGAATGTCGGCGACCTGTCACTTGCGGAAAGCGCCATGCTGGCCGGACTGCCGCAGGCTCCGAGCCGCTATTCCCCTTTTCACAATTATGAAAAAGCCAAAACCCGCCAGATCTATGTATTGAATCGTATGGTCGAGGACGGCTATATCACGCGACAACAGGCGGATAAGGCCGTATCGGAAAATGTCGTGATCCACCCTCGTAACGAACGCCAGATTCCCGGAGCGGCCTATTTCACGGAGCAGGTGCGTCGATATCTGGAAGAGAGATACGGTACCGAGGTCCTCAATACCGGCGGACTGAAAGTCTACACCACCATGAACGTGGCCATGCAGCAAGCCGCTCAACTGGCGGTACGGTCCAACCTTGTCCAACATGACATCCGCCGCGGTTATCGTGGCCCCCTGAAGACTTTCGACAGCGACCGGCAAGCCGAATTTTTATCCAAACAGGAAGCAATCTACAAACAGCCACCGGAGCCCGGAACTCTGGTCGAAGGCGTTGTCATCGGCTCCCGCGACCATCGGGCGATTGTGCGCATCGGTCGTTTTACCGGAATCATTCCCCTTAACCAGGGTGGCCTCGCCCATAAACTGCGGGTCGTCGACCGTGGTCAGAAAGTCAAATTTGTCGGGGAGCGCGCCACCACTCTGCCGATCGGTTCGGTGGTGCAGGTAAAAATCAAGCAAAGCTCCGATACGGAAATGACTCTGTCCCTCTACCAGGAGCCGGCCGCACAGGGCGCTCTCATCGCTCTTGCGCCCCATACCGGTGAGGTCAAGGCGCTGGTGGGCGGTTACGATTTTAATCGCAGCCAGTTCAATCGAGCCATTCAGGCACACCGCCTGCCGGGTTCCGCGTTCAAACCCCTGATCTATGCAGCCGCTCTGGATAAAGGCTACACGCCGGCAACCATCATGCTCGATACTCCCGTGATCTATCGACAGAAAGGCGAAGACGGCACGGAAACGGAATGGAAACCGAAAAACTATGCCGAAAAATTCACCGGGGTAACAACCCTGCGCCAGGCATTGGCACAATCCTATAACGTGGTAACCATCAAAATGCTGCAGGATATCGGCGTGGGTTATGCCATCAATTATGCCAAAAAGCTGGGTATCGAATCACCCTTGAACCGGGATCTGACTTTAGCTCTTGGATCTTCCGCCGTCTCCCCCATGGAACTGGCCTCGGCATACTGCGTCTTTGCCAACGGTGGCGTACTTCTCCGGCCTGTGTACATCACGAAGGTTGTCGATCGCCATGGAAGGATTCTGGAATCACGGGATCCCGCCGATTTTCCCGGAGGACCCGATCCCGATCAGACACTGATCAATCAATTTCCGCGAAGGGTGATCTCCCCGGAAACAGCCTATCTGATTACCAACCTGATGGAAAGCGTGGTGCAGGATGGCACCGGCTACCGCGCCAAAGCGCTGCAAAGACCCGTGGCCTGCAAGACCGGAACCACCAACGATCAGAAAGATGCCTGGTTCGTCGGATACGGCCCGCGGCTGCTGGCCGTGTCCTGGGTAGGTTACGATCAGGAGCGGTCTCTGGGACCCCTCGAAACCGGCTCCAAGGCCGCGGCTCCGGCATGGGTCGAGTTCATGCGACAGGCTCTTGAAAACCAGCCTGTCGAACATTTTCCGGTTCCGGACGGCATCGAATTCCGCCCCATTGATCCGGCTACCGGACTTCTGGTTCCCGAGGATGCTTCCACCATGACTGTGGAGGCGTTCGCTCCGGGAACAGCTCCGACCCGTTACGCTCTGGAAGCGCAGCAGCCCCAGGCCATTGATTTTTTCCAGATGGACATGGAGGAGTGA
- the nth gene encoding endonuclease III has translation MSRTKQRMDAMMGILDVLEDLYPEARCALDFANPWQLLVATILSAQCTDRQVNKVTKNLFSLYPGPRQLAAADPEEVEAVIRSTGFFRNKAKNLIACAAQVVNQCNGQVPRRMEELVTLPGVGRKTANVVLGNAFDIPGLAVDTHVKRLVRRLGWSRRSDPEGIESELCQILPPSCWTKTSHLLIHHGRRLCKAQRPLCDQCPLQADCPRIGLPDIHIRK, from the coding sequence ATGTCCCGAACGAAACAACGGATGGATGCCATGATGGGGATTTTGGATGTTCTGGAGGATCTTTATCCCGAAGCCCGCTGTGCCCTCGATTTTGCAAATCCCTGGCAGCTGCTGGTGGCAACCATTCTGTCGGCCCAGTGTACGGACCGTCAGGTCAACAAGGTGACAAAAAATTTGTTCTCTCTTTATCCAGGCCCCCGACAGCTGGCTGCTGCGGATCCCGAAGAGGTTGAAGCCGTTATACGCAGTACAGGGTTTTTTCGTAACAAGGCCAAAAACCTGATTGCCTGTGCGGCGCAGGTCGTTAACCAATGTAACGGCCAGGTTCCGCGTCGCATGGAGGAGCTTGTGACATTGCCGGGTGTGGGGCGTAAAACCGCGAACGTGGTGCTGGGTAACGCGTTTGACATACCCGGTCTGGCTGTCGACACACATGTCAAGCGCCTTGTGCGGCGTCTGGGTTGGAGCCGCCGGAGCGATCCGGAAGGCATCGAGTCGGAACTGTGCCAGATTCTGCCGCCATCCTGCTGGACCAAAACAAGCCATTTGCTGATCCATCACGGACGACGGTTATGCAAAGCTCAGCGTCCGCTGTGCGACCAATGTCCGTTGCAAGCCGATTGTCCCAGGATCGGGCTGCCTGACATTCACATCAGGAAATAG
- a CDS encoding HD-GYP domain-containing protein: MDLTGDPDNPRLSDAGKAPEGAEIAAEESFFSVNVDILDCVDKAPCDLYRRNASGQYVLLASRSSTLDRDALKRLQFFGIGQLFVQGQDSGCFSRILRTRLDEIVKNPHIEASVKARVVQASCRDAMRRAFDDPRGPFIRQACDMIVPTVDLIVQSDQATRYLIQLTSFDHATYVHSTNVGIFAVALARLFFGLDRAHDMHNLGMGFFLHDLGKCRIPIEILNKPGPLTEQERQVVNCHVEEGFRILEENGIITDEARTITLEHHEKDNGKGYPRGKMGADIHPYARICRIADIYEALTAERPYHRRRSTFDALRIMKEQEVADVDKALFAHFLQLFAG, encoded by the coding sequence TTGGATTTAACTGGAGATCCTGATAATCCGAGGTTGTCCGATGCCGGGAAAGCCCCCGAGGGGGCGGAAATTGCCGCTGAAGAATCATTTTTTTCCGTAAACGTCGATATCCTCGATTGCGTTGACAAGGCTCCGTGCGATCTATATCGGCGCAACGCAAGCGGCCAATACGTACTGCTGGCGTCCCGGTCCAGCACCCTGGACCGGGACGCCTTGAAAAGATTGCAGTTTTTTGGCATTGGGCAACTGTTCGTGCAGGGGCAGGATTCGGGATGTTTCAGCCGCATATTGCGCACCAGGCTCGATGAAATCGTCAAGAATCCCCACATTGAGGCGTCTGTCAAGGCGAGAGTGGTGCAGGCCAGTTGCCGGGACGCCATGCGACGTGCCTTCGATGATCCACGAGGTCCTTTCATCAGGCAAGCCTGCGATATGATCGTGCCGACGGTCGATCTGATTGTTCAGAGCGATCAGGCCACCCGGTATCTGATACAGTTGACCTCTTTCGACCACGCCACCTATGTTCATTCCACCAATGTCGGAATTTTTGCGGTGGCCCTGGCGCGGCTGTTTTTCGGTCTGGACAGGGCACACGACATGCACAACCTGGGCATGGGGTTTTTCCTCCATGATCTCGGCAAATGCCGGATTCCCATTGAAATTCTCAACAAGCCGGGCCCGCTGACCGAGCAGGAGCGGCAGGTCGTGAATTGCCACGTGGAGGAAGGGTTCCGGATCCTGGAAGAAAACGGCATCATTACCGATGAAGCCCGCACCATTACCCTTGAGCACCATGAGAAAGATAACGGTAAAGGGTACCCCCGCGGAAAGATGGGGGCGGATATCCATCCCTATGCGCGTATTTGCCGCATCGCCGATATCTATGAAGCGCTGACCGCTGAACGGCCCTATCACCGCAGGCGCTCCACCTTCGACGCTCTGCGGATTATGAAGGAGCAGGAGGTGGCGGATGTGGACAAGGCCTTGTTTGCGCATTTTCTGCAATTGTTCGCGGGCTGA
- a CDS encoding ATP synthase subunit I, which translates to MATGDDHLIRELACRNWIILCVMLAASLWWRSAPIVLGVLGGGLLVIAGFHSLHRSLVRLLLNRGRRSVIVFFCATPFRLLAIALVISVLVGPLGVHPLSLVAGLSVVVINLMLTAVMRVWTCKRENP; encoded by the coding sequence ATGGCCACCGGTGACGATCATCTGATCAGGGAGCTGGCTTGCAGAAACTGGATTATTCTCTGCGTCATGCTTGCGGCGAGCCTATGGTGGCGTTCGGCGCCGATTGTCCTGGGCGTGCTAGGTGGGGGGCTGCTGGTGATTGCCGGTTTCCACTCGTTGCACAGATCACTGGTTCGTCTGCTCCTGAATCGGGGTCGCCGGTCCGTCATCGTATTTTTCTGCGCTACGCCTTTCAGGCTGCTGGCAATTGCTTTGGTCATATCTGTTCTGGTCGGGCCGTTGGGGGTTCATCCCCTGTCTCTGGTGGCAGGCCTCTCAGTGGTGGTTATCAACCTGATGCTTACAGCCGTGATGCGTGTTTGGACCTGCAAAAGAGAGAATCCATGA
- a CDS encoding NAD(P)H-dependent glycerol-3-phosphate dehydrogenase — protein MKIGVIGAGSWGTTLADLLSKNGHTVTLWAYEEDLVKRMRANRKNDLFLPDFTLDEKLEFTSELPEVAGGKEMVVLVAPSQVMRAVVRQAEPYLADNTILVSAAKGIENDTLMPMSEVLREILPAHRLENTAFLSGPTFAREVAAEVPTALTVASNDERIARLVQTTFSCHYFRVYRSSDIVGVELGGALKNVIALAAGVSDGLGYGYNARAALITRGLVEMTRIGMAMGAREQTFMGLSGMGDLVLTCTGDLSRNRSVGLELGRGRKLDDILSGMKMVAEGVKTTLSAYQLAKKLSVETPIIEQMYLILFENKDPRAAVSDLMQRSLKAEMNR, from the coding sequence ATGAAAATAGGCGTTATCGGGGCAGGCAGTTGGGGAACCACATTGGCGGACCTGTTGTCAAAAAACGGCCATACGGTAACTCTCTGGGCCTATGAAGAAGATCTGGTTAAGCGCATGCGTGCCAATCGCAAGAATGATCTTTTTCTTCCGGACTTTACCTTGGATGAAAAGCTGGAGTTCACCTCCGAATTGCCCGAAGTCGCCGGCGGCAAGGAAATGGTGGTTCTGGTCGCTCCCTCCCAGGTCATGCGGGCTGTCGTGAGGCAAGCCGAGCCGTATCTGGCAGACAATACCATCCTGGTTTCTGCTGCCAAAGGCATTGAAAACGATACGCTTATGCCAATGTCCGAAGTCCTGCGCGAGATTCTGCCTGCGCATCGTCTTGAAAACACGGCATTTTTATCCGGACCGACCTTTGCCCGCGAAGTGGCGGCTGAAGTGCCTACGGCACTAACCGTAGCCTCGAACGACGAGCGCATAGCCCGATTGGTACAGACTACTTTCAGCTGCCATTATTTCCGAGTCTATCGCAGCAGTGATATTGTCGGGGTGGAACTTGGCGGGGCATTAAAAAACGTCATTGCATTGGCCGCGGGTGTTTCCGATGGTCTGGGCTACGGCTACAATGCGCGCGCGGCGCTCATAACCCGTGGTCTGGTGGAAATGACGCGGATCGGGATGGCTATGGGAGCCCGGGAACAGACCTTTATGGGATTATCCGGAATGGGGGATCTGGTACTGACCTGCACCGGAGACCTTTCCCGCAATCGCAGTGTGGGACTGGAACTGGGCCGCGGGCGCAAGCTGGACGATATACTTTCTGGTATGAAGATGGTTGCCGAGGGGGTAAAAACCACTCTGTCCGCTTATCAGTTGGCTAAAAAGTTGTCTGTAGAGACACCTATAATTGAGCAGATGTACCTGATTTTGTTTGAAAACAAGGATCCACGCGCGGCGGTTTCCGATCTCATGCAACGTTCGCTCAAAGCGGAAATGAACCGATAA
- a CDS encoding endonuclease/exonuclease/phosphatase family protein → MYTIRVMTYNIHGCLGTDGRRDPGRVLDVIGCAGPDIIALQEVDTLRDGDQVAWFGERLAMNYYGPATPGGNAFLSYYPLHGVRTIELEGGSCLCADVNISGRCLHLFNVRLHKHPGVRRRQIRRLLDDRDGVRFYSSGCPLLMLGDFADVLWPFDQGLFLPCLRPAKRPLYRATFPAWLPLCGRDRAYLGGQLRIIDSRIYRHSLARRASSHLPLVLTVRVADPRNYVKIKELKHRRMEIAPG, encoded by the coding sequence ATGTACACCATCCGGGTCATGACCTATAACATTCACGGTTGCCTGGGGACGGATGGCCGGAGGGATCCGGGCAGGGTACTTGATGTTATCGGCTGCGCGGGACCCGATATTATCGCATTGCAGGAAGTGGACACATTACGGGACGGAGACCAGGTTGCCTGGTTCGGGGAGCGCCTGGCCATGAATTATTACGGCCCCGCCACCCCTGGCGGTAACGCTTTCCTTTCCTATTATCCGCTGCACGGCGTACGCACCATAGAATTGGAGGGCGGCAGCTGCCTCTGTGCGGATGTAAATATCTCCGGCCGCTGCCTGCATCTGTTCAATGTGCGGTTGCATAAGCATCCCGGGGTTAGACGCCGGCAAATCAGGCGTTTGCTCGATGATCGGGATGGGGTCCGGTTTTATTCATCAGGCTGCCCGCTGCTGATGCTCGGCGATTTTGCCGATGTGCTATGGCCCTTCGACCAGGGACTGTTTTTGCCTTGTCTGCGTCCCGCCAAAAGACCCCTGTACAGGGCGACCTTTCCTGCATGGCTGCCGCTGTGTGGGCGGGACCGGGCTTATCTCGGCGGCCAGCTCCGAATCATTGATTCTCGCATATATCGGCACAGTCTGGCACGCAGGGCTTCCAGTCATTTACCGTTGGTGCTGACCGTGCGGGTGGCCGATCCACGCAATTATGTGAAAATAAAGGAACTGAAACACCGAAGAATGGAAATCGCGCCGGGTTAG
- a CDS encoding AtpZ/AtpI family protein — translation MAEDRQKLIRSIGFLSGVGISMVAATLIGLAMGYYLDRWLGTSPWLTLVFLGFGIAAGFRNIFILTRRELRRQSEEDGHR, via the coding sequence ATGGCTGAAGACAGACAAAAGCTGATAAGGTCCATCGGCTTTCTCTCCGGGGTCGGCATTTCGATGGTGGCCGCGACATTGATCGGCCTGGCCATGGGGTATTATCTCGATCGCTGGCTGGGGACTTCTCCGTGGCTGACCCTGGTGTTTCTCGGTTTCGGAATCGCCGCCGGTTTTCGCAATATTTTTATTCTTACGCGGCGGGAATTGCGCCGGCAGAGCGAAGAAGATGGCCACCGGTGA